The DNA region GGACAGGTGAATGCACTCCACTTAATGGAGACGTTGAAACACAGCTGAGCGACAGGATCTCGTGTCTGTGCATTGTGGAAGTGGCTGTGCTGTGGgagacagcagggggcgctgttaaAGCTGGTGTTCTGTGCCTTCCAGTGGCTATGGTCACCCTGGCTCCCCTGGCTCTTGGGGCGGCGGGTTTCACCGCAGGCGGGATCGCGGCCGGGTCCATCGCAGCCAAGATGATGTCCGTCTCGGCCGTGCTGAGCGGTGGGGGCGTGGCCTCTGGCAGCCTTGTGGCCGTGCTTCAGTCAGCAGGTAGCGTGCCCGGGTTCTGTGCCTTTCCTCCCTTCCTGTCTCAGCACATTGGAAACGAGCGGCGTGATCCTGCACGCAGCCTCCGAGAGAAACCAAAGCCCAGATCCGGGCAAAACACAGAGCTGCCCGCCAGTCGGAGTACTTCCTGGCCTGAGAGGGGGGATCCCTAACCCCGGTGTCTGCAAGTTTACATTTCCACTCGGCTCTTGCTGACCCAAATCTGACCATTATTCGTGATTTAACAGTTCTTCTCAGAACTGCAAAGGCTGTAGCTTTAGGGAAAAGTACAGACACAGGGCTCCAAGGCCAGAGCTGGAGATCCCTGGCGTACACACTAACCAGTTGACACATCTTAGTCTTCTTTGTGCGTCTTGAGGCCGGATCAAAATGTCCTGAAAAGTGTCCACAAAGAGATTCAAATGATCACATTCACGATCAGCAGCACAGTGTGGGCCTGAGGGCACAGATGCATGTTTTAGAAAATGCATCGAGGATTTAACCTACAGTGCACTCTTTTATATAAAAGGGGTTTGTGGGTCTGGAACCAGCTTCCCAGCGATTTAATTGAAGACAGTTCCCGGGGAGTTTTAGGAACATgagtggatgagatcctgggatcaattagctggCAGTAACGAATGAGAAAAATGGGCCAGGTATTCCTGATATTGTAGTGTTATTCTCCAGTTGCAGACTTTCTGTAACATGTGCCCTGGGACAGGACCTGCTCCCTGCCCTCCGCAGAGGCCCCTCCCCTTCCTGCCCTCCACAGAGGCCCCTCCCCTTCCTGTGGGGGGCGTGGCTGCAGCTGGCTCACCGGCTCGACTCTTGTGTGTGTTTTGCAGGTGCGGCAGGACTGTCCAGTACTGCCACTGCTGTCATTGGTGGAATCGGCTCGGTGTCCGGATACGCGCTCACTAAATTGTTTGGCAGATAGAAGGGGTGCTTTGCAGACATCAGTGCTGGATTCTCTGAAATAATAATCGCACACAATCCTGAAGAAATACCTTTACTTATAATTGCCATCCTGTGACTGGAAatcaaataacattaaaatagaaAGTTGCAAATGTACTTGTGGCACTTGATCTTTTCTAACAGAGCTACTCGGGCTGGTTTTCACACATCCTGATTAGCCCTAATCGGACTGATAGACTGACTTACCAGGACTTCATGTTAATACAGACAAACTGTTCTAGGACTATGTCGGATTGGGGTCTGTGACCTGCGCTTCATAAATCCGTATTATAAGATACAATCAATTATGTTTTCTCTTTCAATTTAGACTAAAATACTCATAAAGAGCATGCATTGTATACACATATGAGTACAAAGGCAATGTTCCTTCCTCCTTCAATAAAACTGATTTGGCATTGTAAGTGCGAATGCTATTGCATgcagtattttcagaatactgcTTTCACTGCAGAATGTCATTTGATATAAAACAGAGGGGTTAAAGAATGGCATCCCATGCATCTCCAGCCTTTCTGGACTGCTGTGTATTTGCATACCGATTGGCACCAAGACATCACTGCCTAGTGTGAAACGAACTTGCCAAGAGGGCATTTTTGTCTTGGATAAGTGCTGGAATATAGGAGTTCATCAgttgatattttgtttttacatttttaatgctcaatagtataaatgtggtTTAGGACCAATCTGGACAAAGtggaattgtttaaaaaaaaaatgtctgactCGGAAACGGGCAGTGGGAACAGGGCTAGCTCTCTCCGGTTTCTGCCACACTCCCACGTGTCTGGAGATCCCTGCGTCCCCTGCAGCTGTAGACGGGTGCCTGGGGTGACGTGGGAAGGTCATATCGGTGGAGCAGTGGTGCTGAGCAGCAGGTAGTCGAAGCTTTCGTCGGTGGAAAGTGATTTTGTGTGGGCCGTGGGGTGCCAGAGTCACGTCATCCGCCGCCAGGCTCTGGCAGCCAGGAGGAGGCAGTGAGTATGCCCCTGACCTCCTGGGCTAGCCCTGCTGCTGCGCAACAGTGGACACTAGCAGCACTGCAGCTTCTTCAAACCTGTGTCATTTCCGTTTTCAGAGCCTCACTCGAACACCCCTTTCCTCAGCCTTCCTCGGGTGAAGGTCTTGAGATCTGTTCTCAGTCCTCATGTTTCTTTACACCTGTGCCCTTGGTGTTGTGTTCACATCTGCCAAGTTTCTCGCTCGCCACCAGGTCTTTGTCTACTTTCAGGCTTCACATGTGAAAAACGGCAAACAGGCAGACAGCAGCACCACAGTGCACCTCTTTCCAATATTTATTATCACACAGTCCCTTGTCCCTTCTGCATGCTAAGAAAATGATATGCTGACACAGTGCTCAAAGTAGTTGCTCGTCTTCTAAGTAAACAAAGTACATTACGAAACACAACTAGACACACAGCTATTATTTGCAAACACGGAGAAGACATTAAGTGAGAAGAACAGAACAGGAGAACAGGGAGTCATGTGGCTTATTGGTGTTCCTGCCAAGGCCTGAAGCCATTCCTCATATCTAGTGTATAAATAGACAAGACACGGACAGCGTACAAGTATACAATCACAGTGTCCCTCTCAACTACAACTGATACACCAGGAGTTtcattagaaatgtttttaaaatctcagaCAGTGGACTAATTTTGCgatgtatttattaatttagagATGTGTAAGTGCAGTTTAGAGTTTTTCAAAGGCAATCCTCCAAAACATAAGCTTAGAACCATTAACAAGAAACCATTGAACGGTCAGTGCTTTGCACAGAACTTGACGTGAGACCCAGAGTCTTGCGAACATGAGAAGATCCTGGTTTGGAAGATTTGCGGTCCGTGTTTCAGTTTCTAAGATAACACTGGAGAGAAACAGTGAATGTTAGAGGCCCTCCGCTCCTGCCTTGTTACAGCCAATACGTTTGTAGAGCTCTGTCTTTCTGAGAGCAGTGGACGTGATCTCCATTCCACCCATCTGTTTTCAGTAACCGCACAATTCTTAATTTAGAAAATGATGATGAGCTGGAGCTCAAATTGCCAGGCGGAGGACCCAAGCTAGTTCTACAACcaagacaggatgccagtccagtTAGAATCTATATaaagaatgtttattttatattatatagttTTATTAAAGTGCTTTTATACTTAACTATCAGGTGATAAAAGCCTCAAGCCTATAGATAAACGTCTTGCCTGATTTAACTTATCTTTGGTTACAGTGCAGAACTCAAAATTGAGCGCCCAGcctgcttaaaaaaaactgcatttcccAGCTCCCTCTATTGCATGTTGAGGAAGCGCACCGTGGAGGTTTTTGGGAAATTGAGTTTCTTTACATAAAAGAACAGTTTTGAATTGCTGCTCAAAGAACAAAatgcattaatgtttttttaaaagaaattgtaaTCTCATCTCAGACAATTTCAGGAACAAGGGCAGTTAAAAAagtgttaaatattaaactaaGTCGTTATGTTTACGTTTTTTGAAACCAAAGATACACAAATCTTTCTAAcggtcttttaaaataaaaataatctaaaaatcTGTTCATATTCAgcagccttttttattttatgaacaaGGAATGAGTATTCCCTTATTTCTGGGGGCTGTGTTGTCTTACAACAACAAGAAGAATGGCTGTTGTCAAATGTCGATATGACTTGAATTATATGTAGATACTTTGACGCAGTTAAGACACAGCAAGCATTCACATTCTAAAAAACTGTGAAATCAGGATCCCGTATGCATATAAAGTTAACGCCTTCGCTGAGACTTTTAGAAATTTACGCCACTGAATGTAGCGATTAACGTGCTTTGTAGGGTGGGGCTCAAATGTCACCGCTCGCCTGTGAAACAGCGCAAACCGGGGTGCTTTATCACTTTTCGCCAGAAGAGGGAGACATTCAAAAGTACTCGGCCGGAACGTCAGCACCTGTGTTTCCTTGAAGTTCAGGACATGCTATTGCTAGTCAGCCAGAGCTGAGCATTCATTTACCCTTAAAAGTCAACAAGCTCTTTTCTGCTGAACATTATTAATACCAATTATTGGATATTCAGAATCTTCAGGCACAAAGTCCGTTAGCTTTAGACTTTAAAACCACTGAAAACAATTCACTATGTTCTTGGAGTTTTCTCTCAGGATTAACTAGGAGAGTCACCCCAACAGCATGGAGACAGCTGCTTTCCCATTGCTAGCAATCCGAGGAGTTTAAGCAGCAATCTTTTTGAAAAAGATAAAAGCCTAGCATAGTTCTGTCCTCTGTTTCGCCTCTCTGTTCTCCAAGCCTCAGGTGAAAAGCTTTTCAACACTGTATTGCACCCCAAAATCCAAAATTAATTatcaaacattaaaatgtttataaataaaaaaatatcgaTGGTGAGGTTTTATGGTATTGTTAAAGTAAAATGGCCAAGATACACTAAGAGGCTGCAGCGTCATCATGACTGAGGCCTGTTTGCAGCAGTCAGCTGGTGGGAGTCTGGTCCGGAGGTCACAGGACAGCCTGCTGCTCAAACTGCTCTGAGCAGCGGCGTTCCCCTTCAGAGCATTCCCCCCTGGAGGATACAGGGATTTGCCCTTCAAGGTTTTTAAACaatctctctctcagggtgggGATTTAAAGAAGAAAGCACTGCCCCCAGCGGTAAAAGGTGCAATATTCCGACATGGCCGTGTTCTCTAGCTGCTCTAGACTCTGGCGAATACTTGTTTGAAGCGAACATGATGAAAGCAGGGGTGAGACCTGAGCGGACCCTTGTGTGTGGCTGCAGCACCCTGCTCCTCTGCAGGGGGTCAGGACTCAAGACCAGCTTTATACCTCGACAGGTCTCAGTTATACTCTGCCCCACCACTCCCTTCagtgttctgtttttaaaatgcagccCGTCTGAAATACGATTACTGAGCAAGTGTTCACCGCAGGTGGCTAAGCCTCATGCCGCAGTGATCCCAGGGCAGTGGCTGTTTCAGAGCTGTCTCACTTAAGGCAGAAGATGTCTTTATGAAAGCTGCCCTACCTGATGCACTGTCCTAAATGTGTACACATCTAACAATGTAAAAAGAAGTAACTGTCTCACAAGCACCAAACTGCAAAAAATAGATCCTATTTCAGTACGCTGTGGTCTCTTGGTAAACCACCAACCACATCCCTCTGGTGTGAGGTGTGTTTTAAACCacgctgttttttcttttgagcTTTGCTTTGCTGAGAAGTTTTGTTCAGAAATGGGGGTTCACTCACCCCAACCCTGTCTCACCGATGACGGGGACAGGGTGGGGCTGTTCGCACGGCCCGCCAGCGGGGCTACTTGGCTGCCTCTTTGTTCTCGGGGGGCCGCCTGTGCTTCTGCGCCACGCCGTAGGGCACGTGGGCCGCGATGGTGCCACTCTCGGTCGCGCCCTCCACGTGGAACATCTGGTCGTCGAAGAAGATGTGCGGGCGGATCTTCTCCAGCAGCGGGCCCTTGGGGGCCCCCGCCAGGAAGAGCGCCTCGTCCGTCTCCAGCCCCCAGCTGCGCAGGGTCTTCAGCGCCCGCGCGCCCGAGCTGGCCGCGCTGCGCGCCGTCACCAGGTACGTGCGGATGGGGCACTCCAGGCGCTGCCCCTTGGCGTAGAACTTCTTCTGCAGCCGGCCCAGGGACTCCAGGAAGCACTTGAGGGGACCCTGCCGGGGGGCGACAGAGCACAGGGGCAGCTGAGGATCATGAAGACAGACAGCCGTCGGCCGTTTTCCGAACCGCTTCGTCCAGAACCGGGAGCCGGAGACTGTCCAGGCAAGCagcaggcgcaaggcagggaaCCTCCATTGCAGGACACTCACGCACGCACACATACACggacgcacgcacacacacgcgtgcacacacacgccagggccaatttccccagaagcccattaagcCACCAgaatgtctctggactgtggcaggaaaccggagcaccccgaggaaacccacacgaacacagggagaacctACAGACTCagcagactgcaccccaggagctgagcccagggccccagtgctgcattGTCAATCCCTGTGCCAGCAGGGCGCCATGACAAACACACTGTCTGCGCGGTCTGTTTGAGAATGAAACATGTTTGTGTGTAACTCGCCGCCTTCACTGATTTTCACGTTTCTAACAGGTGAACACACAGGTTCACAGGGTTACTTTTGTGCCCTAACCCCCCCCTCACACGAGGGAGGCCTGTGCCTTTAAGAAAGAGGACACTTGCTCGGGCGGTCAGGTGGGCAAAGGTGTGTACGTACACAGGTGTCACAAACAGCCACCTCGACGTTttacgtaaaaaaaaaacgcagttTGGCCACAGCGCCGCGCTGGGACTGCAGTTCTTGTAGTTGTGTCTCTATCCAGCTGTGTGCCGGCTGGGTGTTACGGTGAGTCGCGTATGCCCTGTAGCCGCTATCTTGACACCGGGCATATGCTCCACGCGCGTACGGGGGGGGGGGACGTACGTGCGCCAGGGGGTTGTTCTCGTGCGCCTTCTCGTGCTCGAAGAACTTGTCCAGCCCGTGCGCTTTGACGATCTGCTCCGACTCGTCCGAGAACAGCACCGCGTCCCCGTCGAAGGCGACGCGCAGCTGCGAGTCCGACACCTCCACGGCCTTGTCCGGGCTGAACATGGTGGCCGCGGCGATGCCTGGGGCAGAGGCGCAGAGACACGGAGGTCACAACCCGCAGTCTGCTTCGTCCGCCCCCCACCTAGAGGTCAAGTCCGACAGAAGCAGCGCTGTGCTTCCTTGGGAAAACTggtatgttaaaaaaaagagcTACTCAGGCGAGCTTTTAAGAAGAATAAGGAGTGGAAagattttggttttgtttttatcgATGTGGCGCACCCTTCTCCTGGAGACTCGTGCGTCATTTCTCCAATGACCTATTCTTAATGAATGAATTGTCTCACCCGCTGGGTTCTAACAGGCTGAGTGATGCTATTCCGAATGTGTGGCCCTTTGAGCAAAACCTCGGAGACGCACTTCTGTGAAGGGAGCTGTATGAAATAAAGGTGACCTCTTATTGGACTGGAGGTTTCCTGGTctgctttcaagaaacagcctgTGGTTCATTACAGAACAGGTCCCAGACCTGGTGCAGTGGAGGTGCACCTGTAATGAAGCCCTGGAGCGTGCCCTGTACAGTCAGCGGACGCAGCCTTGCGTGCCCGGtcagggcggagcggtggctctgtggctcaggatctgcgcctgtgactggaaggttgctggttcaaatcccgcagccggcagaggaatcctactccgttgggcccctgagcaaggcccttaaccctaactgctccaggggcgctgtacaatgactgaccctgcgctcagaccccaagcttctccctgtctgtgtgtctcatggagagcaagctggggtacgcgaaaagataattcctaatgcaagaaattgtaaagggttaataaagtgatgatgttaaaaaaaaaagatccacaGAGAATAACAGGGGGCCGAGCAGATCTCCCGAGTCTCGGGGGGGCACTCACCTTCCTCCAGCGCCTCCTGCACCTTCTCGGAGTCCGAGGACAGGTAGAGGTTCGTGTGGTAGGCCTTCAGGTAGCCGATGGGGCTCTTCCCTCCCGTCATACAGAAGCGCTCGATGGACAGGTCTgcccacacacagcacagacagcAGCGCGTCAGCAGCCCCGCCAGACTGCGCCCCCTGCCCAGCGGCGCTCTGCATTCCCTTCCCATGACCCCCTGTctgtcacgactatagtcccccctccttaagggtgctccagccctttcactaaagacttcattctctgcacctgtttccaattccctgcccaccttaaaagccaggcgctgacgctcttccaggctctgcatctgatttccatattgtgcgagtccgggaccaggaagcgcctggtcccgttaaggttttaacccctgttccttgtccctgtccgccggttccgacccggccttcgtggtttttaattctttcctctgatggatctcctggttttggactttcttgtgtgtttttggatactctatggattactctcggattgttcgcctcggccacacctcccccgtgcaccagcgcaccttggacacgcccccctgtcttcagccccgtattcctgcatgacgtttccccagtgtttccccactccgtcggactgtgtcgtccgcatagggtccggaaagaactgttcgttacactgtCCTCGTCTCGTGCTGCACCACGCCAGGCAGAAACGCCCTGTTCTGTGCTAAATGAAGACTCGGGCTCGGTGGAGCTGGCTCTTTTCACCCTTGCCGTTGCTTTAGAAATGAAGCGAACAGACATAACCCGCACCGGGGTTATGTAACCTGCCGGGGACGCAGCAGATGTGTATTCATGAGGCGTCTGGTTCATCAGCACGCGTTTGTGAACAGTCGTAAACTGTGCACTCTGgactaacaaaataaaaaaaaaaaacgtttgcagAAGTCTGTTTGTTTCAACCCTGCTAATACAAACATCCGCGGATGTTTCCACTGTGTATTTGGGGAGTTTGGGGGACAGGAGAAGAGAGACCTCTGCGCCCCCTTTTCCTCCACATCCCTTTGGGATAACGTGCAGGGCGTGAGAGCTGTCAATTGACCTTTGGCCTTCGAACCCTGTGGTATTACAGAGCATCGCATTTCTGTGGACAGTTTATGCTCCAGAGCCTCAAGTGGAGTGTAAAAATAGCTTACATTGCATTGCTGTTTAGCGCTCGTGGCATATATCAATGTAAAGCATCCATAAATTGCTCTACAATAGGACAAATTATCACAATGTAGAACATCTTCATACAGAGCTATTAGTTGTTAGATTGTTACTTCTAACCTGCATAATCAGATGTTGAATGGGAAAAGCTTAGCTGAAATTTAGAAAGTAGAAGACATCTTAGGTTTATCCCCGGGTCATTCACTGCTCAAGAGACAGCAGTCACTGTGCTGTGATGGAATGGGACAATATTTTTAAGGTTAACTTGTTTCAGGCCTGGAATGTGCCCTCTGGTTAGCTGGAAACAAACTGTGTTTACGGTACTTTCTTCTGACGTGACTGCAGTCTTTTGACTGTTTCACACAATTAGCCAAGAAAGAGATGAAAGGCTGACATTGTACAGATGCTTCCTAACTATATCTGGGGCACTGTGGGGTACTGCACAGGAATTTGGCCCCTGTAAGGCCTGTGGGTCAGATTTGGAAATGTGTGAAAAGGTCACTGGTTCAGTCTCACTGTCAGCCTGAGAAAATGTAAAGGGCCCTTTCCAAAATCACTTAAATGTCATTGATATCTTCAGACTTGCTCATGTCTGGGCTGTGATGCTGTCGGTCTCATCAGTATCACAGACTTGCTCATGTCTGGGCTGTGATGCTGTCAGTGTCCTCAGTATCAGAGACTTGCTCATGTCTGGGCTGTGATGCTGTGACTGGGGAGCCCACTCAGAGGGCTCCTCGGGCTCTTGGGTGCTCGCAGCTCAGTCGGGACTCACTGTAGTGGTTGATGGTGTTGATGAGCCTCACTCCCACCTGCGCGTGGTTGTTGGTCATCAGGACGATGTCGAAGAGCTCCTCGCTGTCCGGGTACAGCTCCCGCAGCCGGCTGTTCACGGCCTCCAGAGCCTGGGCGCGCACCGCGGACCGGAGGGGACACACAACAAGACACCCGCACAGACCTGGTCAGATGGCAGCTCAACGAAAGACCTGTGAACAGCGTGAGCCGAGAGACTCGGACGCCCAACAAATGAGCCGTTACTGGGACTAAGGAACAATGATATCCATAACTTCAATGGGATTGTCTTCCATCAGTAAGAGGGAGAGTGTTTCTTGGCAATTGTAGCTTGAGTTAATGGAGTTTTTAAGGAATGTCCAGGAAGGATGGCAGGAACCACACTCTCCTTCACCTCTGCTGCTCTCTGCTACTCTAACTTCAGTCCTCCATGACGTCACCCCCTGAAAGACCATCAGTACCACCAGGAGCCCCTCTCTCCTGCCTGTATTCCTCTTTCTGCCCTCTCTGTGCAGCTCCCCCTTGGTTACCTCCTCACTGCAGGAGGTCCCGACTTCCTCGTCCTACAGCCAGGTAGTGGCCCTTCAGATAAGCAGGTCAAGACAAAACTACTTCTGCCCAACTCCTCAAAGACATTCCTGAACACATCAGCTAATTGGGGGGATTTTCATTCGCCAGTCTGCCATCGCTCTCTTAATtgctcttaatttttttttccaccttcTAATTTAATATTTCCTTAATAATTACTTTCCCACAGAGGAAGGTCAGTCTGCTTCTGACAAACAAGTCTTCCTTCTGCTCCGGGAGCCCAGAGGCTGGGAAAATGCCAGCAAATTTGTGAGAAGCGAAATTGATTTTCCCAGCAGCATCGGAGGAGTGTGGCCATCTTTCTCATCCTCTGACCCAGGCTCTCTGTCAAACTAGTTCTGTAACTGGTCTGTGACTTGGCTTGCGATGAGAAACGTGATGCCTCCTCAAAGCCCATCAGTGCTCTACTGATGCTCTCACTCATCCCATTGCACACTGCTTGTGGAGCCCCGGGGAGCAGcaggcagagacagagacaagCGCTCTGACCTTGACGAAGGGGAAGGCGGCCCCGGGTTCGAAGGGCTCGTTCTCGTGGTCCAGCTGGTAGCGGACGTACTCCTCCACGCCCCTCTGCTCGTAGATCTTCTGCTCCTCCTCCACGCGGAAGAGCGCCCGCGAAGACACGGCGATGGTGATGGCATTCTGCGGCTTTGGCTGAAAGGAGGGGTGGGGTTTTATTGCGACGACCCGCGGCATGGCCACGCACCGtgctcagagctgcagacacGGCGCAGGGGTtgcacagcccttaaccctggAAGTGGCGAAGAATCCTGTGTCCTGGCCAGCAGGCTCCATTATGTTCAGTTAAGTCCCTAGCACAATCACCCGGTTCATTCATTCGTTATTTTGATCCCTTTAATTGAACAGATTTGTTTGCAAGTAATCTGATTGATTAATTGGTCAAACTAATTGTTTCTCCCTCAGGTACGAATGTGTTGCTAATTAAGCTATGccgattaaaataattttgcccTGCCCCATAAGGAACTGAACCGATAACTCCCGATTACAAAAGTAACAAAGACTGAATTTGAATTTATGTAGAAGtgtctttgtacagtatgtgcattcaCTTCCTGACACTGGGGTGAGTGTATTAATGGTGCTGTGTATTTATGTACCTGTATGCAGTCGAGTGTGTTTATATAGGACCATGGACCACAGTGCATTTCACAGTGCTTTGGCTGTGGTTGTACCAGGCATCTGTCCTGCTTAGTCGTGGTCTTTCTCAGGGCTGTACGTCTCTTAGGTAATCCACAGTAAGTCTCACAAGCCACAGCTTCATCAGGACATGGTCTGGATCAGGGGTCTCCACCCCCAGCCAGTTTATCTTCCGGGTCTCCCTCACTCGTTAGTTTTCTTGAGGAACACGTGCAATTAAACACGTGCGATTAAACACGATTCTGTTCAATGAAGGGAAGTCTGGTTCTCGGGGCCTAAAGGTCCTTCACATTTTTGTCCCAAATGATTTCTGAACttcctgatttaaaaaaaaaaaccctttgtAACTCATCAGAGTTCAATAGCCCCAGGTCTTTAGGGGGTGGTCTGGGTTGGGGGTTTGGGGTGCCCAGGCCTGCGGAGTCCGTGTGGTGTGTGCTCTCAAGCAATGGCATGGAGCTGAGCCCCTCTCAGCACAGTGACAGGCTGGTGCCCACCCCCTCATGCCCACCACAGCTCTAATCTTGGCTGGCACACGGAGCAGGGGTTATAAATATAGTTGTATCTGAAAGTTCACAGTGTATTTCAGCTCTCAAATAACGGAAATGACTCAGCTGCCTGAAGCCTTAAGCCCTCAAGTTCTGAAAGAACCCTGAGCTGTTCTTATTTAAGTTTAGTTTTTTAAGTCTCTAGCAATATAttgtttagtttatttttgGTTATGTCAAGGCCAGGCTGCTCTGAGGTCTAACAGGTCACCAGATAACCTTGGTTCAGTTGCGGCTACATTAATAACCCCTTCCCTAGATGGTTACTAGAGAGATGGACActctcttacagtatatatcgtaTGTATGCTTTATGTCGCTGATTCTGAAATACCCCTGTTTCTTCTTGTGTTCAATCCAGCTGAGCCCTTGGCCAGTTAGGCTAAATGATGTCAGGATGATTATTAAAACTCGGATGGGGGTAAGTAATTATCATCCCTGAGTAAATTTCTGGGCTTTGCAAGTGCACTCATCCAGGTGTGTAGAATCTAGGAATTGAACACCCGTGTTTGGACATCATTAACTGCTGACCTGCTAAGTGGTCTGTAGGCAGATGTAAGGCACAGCCTGTCGATAGGCAGATAAGGAGGGAGTGGATGAGAATTGTTTAGCAGCAGCAATCCTGCAGCAGAATGGTGTCAAAAACAGCATAGAAAGGTGTAATCAATAGGTTCAATCACAGGGATCAATTAGTGTGAGTGATCAAGAGCTCAGTTGGAAAGAAAATTATTCTAGCATGTCTCTGTCTCAGTTCCAGAGTTATTTTAATACATATCACAGCTGCAGctatttatatatgtatttgtgtgtgtagTTCTGTTTGGGATAGGGA from Lepisosteus oculatus isolate fLepOcu1 chromosome 11, fLepOcu1.hap2, whole genome shotgun sequence includes:
- the LOC102687080 gene encoding cytosolic 5'-nucleotidase 1A, which translates into the protein MSLDSAQASGRQRRGGNSANGEGRPHWEDTKAFYDKLTPTKKPKTPKPQNAITIAVSSRALFRVEEEQKIYEQRGVEEYVRYQLDHENEPFEPGAAFPFVKALEAVNSRLRELYPDSEELFDIVLMTNNHAQVGVRLINTINHYNLSIERFCMTGGKSPIGYLKAYHTNLYLSSDSEKVQEALEEGIAAATMFSPDKAVEVSDSQLRVAFDGDAVLFSDESEQIVKAHGLDKFFEHEKAHENNPLAHGPLKCFLESLGRLQKKFYAKGQRLECPIRTYLVTARSAASSGARALKTLRSWGLETDEALFLAGAPKGPLLEKIRPHIFFDDQMFHVEGATESGTIAAHVPYGVAQKHRRPPENKEAAK
- the LOC138241707 gene encoding interferon alpha-inducible protein 27-like protein 2 isoform X2 → MVTLAPLALGAAGFTAGGIAAGSIAAKMMSVSAVLSGGGVASGSLVAVLQSAGAAGLSSTATAVIGGIGSVSGYALTKLFGR
- the LOC138241707 gene encoding interferon alpha-inducible protein 27-like protein 2A isoform X1 — protein: MTIPKTVLPIVGGGVAMVTLAPLALGAAGFTAGGIAAGSIAAKMMSVSAVLSGGGVASGSLVAVLQSAGAAGLSSTATAVIGGIGSVSGYALTKLFGR